Below is a genomic region from Helianthus annuus cultivar XRQ/B chromosome 2, HanXRQr2.0-SUNRISE, whole genome shotgun sequence.
TGCATAGGTATCACCACCAGTATGTTGATTCTGAGAAAGATCCACACTCTCCTATCTTCGGATTTTGGTTTAGTCATATGGGTTGGCTCTTTGATAGCGGCTATATTCTTGAAAAGGTATATGTTCATGTcctaaaaagattaaaaatatgTTTCTTTGGCCAATTATCTTGTTTAAGACGATAATATATTTTTTACAGTATCAAGAGCGTAAAAATGTGGAGGATTTAAAGAGTCAAGCATTCTATAGATTCATCCATAGGACCTATCTATTGCATCCATTTGCATTGATTACCCTCGTTTATGTTTTTGGTGGATTTACCTACCTTGTTTGGGTCGTGGTACGTGAGACTTTCTTtaattatttttcattttttgtagCAAATGAACTGTAATTGATCTGAACAAGATATGATATGTAGGGGGTTGCAACAACATGGGGATATCACGTGACTTTTCTAGTGAATTCAGCTTGTCATATATGGGGAAATCAAGCTTGGAACACTAATGATCTCTCAAAGAATAACGGGTAAGTTTACATGGTaaacataaagtttatttatatttattatttgttACATAAATATTCGGTATTTACATGTTAATGGTAATCATGAATGTATACAGGTTGGTAGCGCTGATTACTTTTGGTGAAGGGTGGCATAATAATCACCATGCATTTGAATATTCAGCTCGACATGGATTAGAATGGTGGCAAATTGACTTTTGTTGGTATATGATAAGGTTTCTTGAAGCACTAGGGTTAGCCACAAATGTCAAATTACCATCTGAGGATCACAAACGTAAGAAGTCGTTCACTTCTCGTAACAAGTTCAAGTGAAcatagcctatatatatgtgtatgtgtgcACGCGGAAATAATTTTATGCAACGTTATTTGTTTGTACCTGTTGTTTTTTTACTATCTAGTTTCTAATATATATGTGGATTTGCTCGTTCCCCTCATTTCTTATTTGTGTACAACAACAGAAATGAGTTTTTTTTTCTTCGTTTTAACCTTTTTTATGTTTACGTTAACTATTTATGTATGTGAACACTCATTCCTTATTGTCTCATGGAACTCACTCTAGTGGGTTTGCAAAGAGTGTGAGGTAAGGTAACCTTAACACGCACAATTAAACGGATAATTTTCATTGAAAGATGTTCAACATcattcattattttttttttaacggaCCTGATTCACCTCAACTCACCTAAATATACCAAGGGCTCCTTAGTTTGCAAACATACCTTGAGAAACATCACGAACACAAAAAACACACTCAACAATCTTTTTCATTTATGTTTACGGAAGATGTCAATGGATGTCGTCATGTGTTTACCGAAGATGGAGAAGCAGATCGAGGCAGATTCAGTCAAGATTGAGAGGAGAGGGAGACTCATAAAAGTTGATGTTGAGAGGGAGTGATAAAATTCCAACATCAACTAAGGAGGTTCGGTTGATCTCAAAGAGACTGATCGATTGAACATCAAGTTTTGTTTTTTACAACTTCTATTTTGTTGGTTTCGGTTGTTGAGCAAGAGTTGTTAACTGTAGTTGTGTTCTTGATTCACTTGTTTAAACGACCACAGGTTTAACATTAATACTAATTTGACAAACCCATTCTcaaaatatactacttttacaACAAAGGAAACACATTCTTGTTGGTTTAGTTCCTTTTACATTGTATTTTCTTTATATTCAGGGGAGGAGCTTAGAGGCTGCCGGACCGGGCCACGGCCCGTGCGGTTTTTCCGTCTAGTAGTGTTAAATTTAGGTTTTCGagaatttttttaaatgtgtattGGTTCGGCCCAGGCTGATTTTATCTCCAAAAAACATCGGCCCATGCTGAGTTTTAGGTCAAGATCCGCCACAGTTTATATTGTATATAttaacttatcatttaaaatgcCATTTTCCCACATAAATTTCTTACTCAGTTTTGACAAAACCAGTTAAGCTTTTCCACATGAATTTCTTACGTAGGGGTCCTATCAGCTTGTCCTGTGCTCTACCATTATTACAGTCCTACGTACATCCTTCTATAATAATTACCATGTGAGGAGAGAAATGTGT
It encodes:
- the LOC110910125 gene encoding palmitoyl-monogalactosyldiacylglycerol delta-7 desaturase, chloroplastic-like — encoded protein: MVNLITVSQGVNDTEYGKIVFSNVMVTRKRNLFMNRTWRILDVRMALGILAVHLLALFAPFTFTWGAFWASFTTYVLCGIFGITLSYHRNLAHHSLKLPKWLEYTFAYFGVLALQRDPIYWVSMHRYHHQYVDSEKDPHSPIFGFWFSHMGWLFDSGYILEKYQERKNVEDLKSQAFYRFIHRTYLLHPFALITLVYVFGGFTYLVWVVGVATTWGYHVTFLVNSACHIWGNQAWNTNDLSKNNGLVALITFGEGWHNNHHAFEYSARHGLEWWQIDFCWYMIRFLEALGLATNVKLPSEDHKRKKSFTSRNKFK